In a genomic window of Erinaceus europaeus chromosome 12, mEriEur2.1, whole genome shotgun sequence:
- the RAI1 gene encoding retinoic acid-induced protein 1 has product MQSFRERCGFHGKQQSYQQTAPETSRLESYRQQGPGAGLSCERQRLLAKDYYPQPYPAYEGAGTPVGTARATKGLASSQQSLQARPAFPGYVQDSSPYPGRYSGEEGMQAWGAPQPPPPQPQPLPGGVGKYEENLLKKTAVPPGRQYPEQGGQLPFRTHSLHVPPQLPQQAPQPQPMPGYPKLQRQKLQGDLASPQLPFPQGSHFPQHSQSFPASSTYSSGGPGSGQGTHSYKSCTAPSAQPHDRPLATSASLAPGQRVQSLHAYPASRLGYEQQKQQQQQQALQSRHHAQEALHFQNLAKYQHYGQQGPGYCQPDGSVRTPEQYYQTFSPSSSHSPARSVGRSPSYSSTPSPLMPNLEGFPYNQAPLGSSTFPAASTAASATAAPTGGLAEHSHFMPLLNPSPTDAAGGSVDTAQTTNCKPLQKDKLPENLLSDLSLQSLSALTSQVENISNTVQQLLLSKAAVPQKKAAKGLASRTPEPHKGQHCSPDASGYSAEPAGTPLSEPLSSTPQSTHAEPPEADYLSGSEDPLERSFLYCGQARGGASPGRGSGGPKAKPESVSTCSVTSPDDMSTKSDDSFQSLQGSLPLDSFSKFVAAERDCPRLLLSALAPEDLASEILGLQDAMDDKADKTWPEPPGLAKDTDKPTFSLENHGTCLDPSTKGTWPPRPGEPEALPDALQLDKSGSSTKDFSPSLFEDPSVGFSAPDPKKPAGTLSFGPKTASDPTTASAFDCFPDSATAGAVDGTNPFAWPEENLGDACPRWGLHAGELAKGLEPGGPAADSKENTHEAPACLHFPEEEPPGEKAAVPRDFKQEEGGGVKEEVGGLLQCSDVGKADQWLDDSRHCCPADFGDLPLLPPASRKEDLEAEEEYSSLCELLGSPEQRPGLQDPLSPKATMACAKEEAGEALDPKASWGSPCPLSGDSVLLLGPTVGAESKVHSWFESSLSHMKAGDAASGCVLTTGDAATRVPDSTLAQKPEAPISKKEPVPRGKSLRSRRVQRGLPEVEDSPCRAPALPKDLLLPESCGGPPQAQMEGAGAPGRAPSEGLPRMCTRSLTALSEPRTPGPPGLPTTPAPADKLGGKQRAAFKSGKRVGKPSPKAASSPSNPAALPVASDSSPVGSKTKEPDSPGRPGKDQRSMILRSRTKTQEAFHSKRRRLPSESRLPPCRATKKLLTNHHLPMTPTTTTDGSPPKDARGGPRARVHKPPTAAGDKLPDRPLHALKRKIGFPGPVPAKKRSLALRSSGLGDTKEEHAQGPHTLFKRLASPKKAKPCQALEEPGAKPPPPEGPDHGPKPSSRAASPGAMKTKVLPPRKGRGLKLEAIVQKITSPSLKKFACRAPGALPGHPLSPTGPDKDHGGPKSTGGSPLGMEEGLCTVGARQKLPGTLGPEPVCRDPASRPLRGRLFTSKKLAATTTSATCFQTEAFMASETLPPGAEGLAPRKRSRKGRALGLPKGPLEKRPHLGPAGLLAPRDQASSQGGSEDSPGGGSKKPKTEELGLAPQLPEGQSCQPQTRAQKQPGHANYSSYSKRKRLARGRAKNASSSPCKGRARRRRRQQLLPLDPTEPEIRLKYISSCKRLRADSRTPSFSPFVRVEKRDAFTMVCTVVNAPGDEPTPLRKPSSSASSASFSSSGSLQDAAGVLLATLPGSTVPQQRPLLPLSSTMHLGPVVSKALSTSCLVCCLCQNPANFKDLGDLCGPYYPEHCLPKKKPKLKEKVRPEGSLEEVSPPLERTLKGFECVAATTAAATSGKPPRPEGPADPIKQGSLRTSTRGLSRRLQSCYCCDGRGEGGSEEAALADKSRRHECSKEAPAEQGGDTQEHWVHEACAVWTAGVYLVAGKLFGLQEAMKVALDMTCTGCQEVGATIGCCHKGCMHTYHYPCASEAGCIFVEDNFSLKCPKHKRLPL; this is encoded by the coding sequence ATGCAGTCTTTTCGAGAAAGGTGTGGTTTCCATGGCAAACAGCAGAGCTACCAGCAGACTGCCCCGGAGACATCACGCCTGGAGAGCTACCGGCAGCAGGGCCCGGGGGCCGGGCTGAGCTGTGAGCGGCAGCGGCTGCTGGCCAAGGACTACTACCCACAGCCCTACCCAGCCTACGAGGGTGCAGGCACCCCAGTGGGCACAGCGCGTGCCACCAAGGGCCTGGCCTCCTCCCAGCAGAGTCTGCAGGCCCGGCCAGCCTTCCCTGGCTACGTCCAGGATAGCAGCCCCTACCCAGGTCGATACTCAGGCGAGGAGGGCATGCAGGCCTGGGGGGCAccccagcctccacctccccAGCCGCAGCCACTGCCTGGGGGCGTGGGCAAGTATGAGGAGAACTTGCTGAAGAAGACAGCTGTGCCCCCTGGCCGGCAGTACCCAGAACAGGGGGGCCAGCTGCCCTTCCGGACCCACTCCCTGCATGTACCCCCACAGCTGCCGCAGCAGGCCCCACAACCACAGCCCATGCCTGGGTACCCTAAGCTCCAGAGGCAGAAACTGCAGGGTGATCTGGCCTCACCGCAGCTGCCCTTCCCGCAGGGTAGCCACTTCCCCCAGCACTCCCAGTCCTTCCCTGCCTCCTCTACCTACTCTTCTGGTGGCCCTGGCAGTGGGCAGGGCACCCACTCCTACAAGAGCTGCACGGCACCCTCAGCCCAGCCCCACGACCGGCCGCTGGCCACCAGTGCCAGCCTGGCCCCGGGGCAGCGGGTGCAGAGCCTCCACGCCTACCCAGCTAGCCGACTGGGTTATGAGCaacaaaagcagcagcagcaacagcaagcCCTGCAGAGCCGACACCATGCCCAGGAAGCCCTCCACTTCCAGAACCTCGCCAAGTACCAACACTATGGGCAACAGGGCCCTGGCTACTGCCAGCCTGATGGTAGCGTGCGCACTCCAGAGCAGTACTACCAGACCTTCAGCCCCAGCTCCAGCCACTCCCCTGCACGCTCTGTGGGCCGCTCCCCATCCTACAGCTCCACGCCCTCGCCGCTCATGCCCAACCTGGAAGGCTTCCCCTACAATCAGGCACCTCTCGGCTCTAGCACCTTCCCTGCCGCCTCTACTGCCGCCTCTGCCACCGCAGCCCCCACTGGCGGTCTGGCCGAACACAGCCACTTTATGCCGCTGCTCAACCCTTCTCCAACAGATGCAGCCGGGGGCTCTGTGGACACTGCACAGACCACCAACTGCAAGCCGCTGCAGAAAGATAAGCTGCCTGAGAACCTGCTATCGGACCTAAGTCTGCAGAGCCTGTCAGCATTGACCTCACAGGTGGAGAACATCTCCAACACCGTGCAGCAGCTGCTGCTCTCCAAGGCTGCAGTGCCACAAAAAAAGGCTGCCAAGGGCCTAGCCTCACGCACACCCGAGCCGCACAAGGGCCAGCACTGCAGCCCCGATGCCAGTGGCTACTCAGCTGAGCCTGCGGGCACACCACTGTCAGAGCCACTGAGCAGCACACCACAGTCCACACATGCTGAGCCGCCTGAGGCTGACTACCTGAGTGGCTCTGAGGACCCACTAGAGCGCAGCTTCCTCTACTGTGGCCAGGCCCGTGGGGGTGCCAGCCCAGGCCGGGGTAGTGGCGGCCCCAAGGCCAAGCCCGAGTCTGTGTCCACCTGCTCAGTCACCTCACCTGACGACATGTCCACCAAGTCTGACGACTCCTTCCAGAGCCTGCAGGGCAGCCTGCCGCTTGACAGCTTTTCCAAGTTTGTGGCAGCCGAGCGGGACTGCCCACGCCTGCTGCTCAGCGCCCTAGCACCCGAGGACCTGGCCTCTGAGATCCTGGGCCTGCAGGATGCTATGGACGACAAGGCTGACAAGACATGGCCTGAGCCTCCCGGCCTGGCCAAGGACACTGACAAGCCCACCTTCTCTCTGGAGAACCACGGCACTTGCCTGGACCCTTCAACCAAGGGCACATGGCCACCAAGGCCTGGAGAGCCTGAGGCCCTGCCTGATGCCCTGCAACTGGACAAGAGTGGCAGCAGTACCAAGGACTTCAGCCCCAGCCTGTTCGAGGACCCCTCAGTGGGGTTTTCTGCCCCTGACCCCAAGAAGCCAGCTGGTACCCTCTCCTTTGGCCCCAAGACTGCCTCAGACCCCACCACTGCCTCGGCCTTTGACTGCTTCCCTGACTCGGCCACTGCTGGTGCAGTGGATGGTACCAACCCATTTGCCTGGCCCGAGGAGAACTTGGGGGATGCCTGTCCCAGGTGGGGGCTGCATGCCGGGGAGCTCGCTAAGGGCCTGGAGCCTGGTGGGCCAGCAGCAGACAGCAAGGAGAACACCCACGAGGCCCCTGCCTGTCTGCACTTCCCAGAGGAGGAGCCCCCAGGGGAGAAGGCGGCAGTTCCTCGGGACTTCAAGCAAGAGGAGGGAGGCGGTGTGAAGGAGGAGGTGGGCGGGCTGCTGCAGTGCTCTGATGTAGGCAAGGCTGACCAGTGGCTGGATGACAGCCGCCACTGCTGCCCTGCAGACTTTGGGGACCTGCCTCTGCTCCCACCTGCGAGCCGGAAGGAGGAcctggaggcagaggaggagtacTCCTCCCTGTGCGAGCTGCTGGGCAGCCCCGAGCAGAGGCCCGGACTGCAGGACCCATTGTCACCCAAGGCCACAATGGCCTGTGCCAAGGAGGAGGCAGGTGAGGCCCTGGACCCCAAGGCCAGCTGGGGCTCCCCATGCCCCCTGTCGGGGGACTCTGTCCTCCTGCTGGGTCCCACCGTGGGCGCCGAGTCCAAGGTACACAGCTGGTTTGAGTCCTCCCTGTCCCATATGAAGGCAGGGGATGCAGCATCTGGCTGTGTGCTGACCACAGGGGATGCTGCTACCCGGGTCCCTGATTCCACCCTGGCACAGAAGCCTGAGGCACCTATTTCCAAGAAGGAGCCAGTACCTCGTGGCAAGAGCCTACGCAGCCGGCGGGTGCAGAGGGGGCTTCCCGAGGTAGAGGACTCACCTTGCCGGGCACCAGCATTGCCCAAGGACCTGCTGCTCCCTGAGTCCTGTGGAGGGCCTCCCCAGGCCCAGAtggagggagcaggggctccaggcCGGGCACCCTCAGAGGGGCTCCCCAGGATGTGTACACGCTCTCTCACAGCCCTGAGCGAGCCCCGCACACCGGGGCCCCCTGGCTTGCCCACCACCCCTGCGCCTGCAGACAAGCTGGGGGGCAAGCAGCGTGCAGCCTTCAAGTCAGGCAAACGTGTGGGGAAACCCTCACCCAAGGCCGCCTCAAGTCCCAGTAACCCTGCTGCCCTGCCCGTGGCTTCAGACAGCAGCCCTGTGGGCTCTAAAACCAAGGAGCCAGACTCACCAGGCCGCCCAGGCAAGGATCAGCGCTCCATGATCCTGCGCTCCCGCACCAAGACCCAGGAGGCCTTCCACTCCAAGCGCCGGCGGCTCCCATCCGAGAGCCGGCTACCTCCCTGCCGTGCCACCAAGAAACTGCTGACCAACCACCACCTGCCCatgacccccaccaccaccactgacgGCAGCCCCCCAAAGGATGCCCGGGGGGGTCCACGGGCCAGGGTGCACAAACCCCCTACAGCTGCTGGTGACAAGCTCCCGGACCGGCCCCTGCATGCACTCAAGAGGAAAATAGGCTTTCCAGGCCCCGTGCCTGCCAAGAAGCGCAGCCTGGCCCTGCGGAGCAGCGGCCTCGGGGACACCAAGGAAGAGCATGCCCAGGGCCCACACACCCTCTTCAAGAGGCTGGCCTCCCCCAAGAAGGCCAAACCCTGCCAGGCCCTGGAGGAGCCAGGTGCCAAGCCCCCACCTCCTGAGGGCCCAGATCATGGTCCCAAGCCCAGCTCCCGTGCCGCCTCCCCTGGTGCCATGAAGACCAAGGTGCTGCCGCCACGTAAGGGCCGGGGGCTGAAGCTGGAGGCCATTGTTCAGAAGATCACCTCACCCAGCCTCAAGAAGTTTGCCTGCAGGGCGCCAGGGGCCCTGCCCGGCCACCCCCTAAGCCCAACTGGCCCAGACAAGGACCATGGTGGGCCCAAGAGCACTGGGGGTAGCCCACTGGGGATGGAGGAAGGCCTCTGTACTGTAGGTGCCAGGCAGAAGCTTCCAGGAACTCTGGGGCCTGAGCCAGTGTGCAGAGACCCTGCCAGTCGGCCCTTGAGGGGGAGACTGTTCACCAGTAAGAAGCTGGCTGCCACCACCACCTCTGCCACCTGTTTCCAAACAGAGGCCTTCATGGCCTCCGAGACCTTGCCACCTGGGGCCGAGGGCCTGGCCCCCAGGAAAAGAAGCCGCAagggcagggccctggggctCCCCAAAGGACCCCTGGAAAAGAGGCCCCACCTTGGCCCAGCTGGGCTCCTGGCTCCCCGAGACCAAGCCAGCAGTCAGGGGGGCAGTGAGGACAGCCCTGGGGGAGGCAGCAAGAAGCCAAAGACAGAGGAGCTGGGCTTGGCCCCCCAACTCCCTGAGGGCCAGTCCTGCCAGCCCCAGACCAGGGCGCAGAAGCAGCCGGGCCATGCCAACTACAGCAGCTACTCTAAGCGGAAGCGCCTGGCACGGGGCCGGGCCAAGAATGCCAGCTCCTCACCCTGCAAGGGGCGTgccaggcggcggcggcggcagcagtTGCTGCCCTTGGATCCCACTGAACCTGAAATCCGCCTCAAGTACATTTCCTCATGCAAGCGGCTGCGGGCAGACAGCCGCACCCCATCCTTCTCGCCCTTCGTGCGGGTAGAGAAGCGAGACGCATTCACCATGGTCTGCACTGTCGTCAACGCACCTGGGGATGAGCCCACACCCCTGCGGAAgccttcctcctctgcctcctctgcctccttctcatCCTCGGGGTCCCTGCAGGACGCAGCTGGGGTCCTGCTGGCCACCCTGCCTGGGAGCACTGTCCCACAGCAGCGGCCATTGCTGCCCCTTTCCTCTACCATGCATCTGGGACCCGTGGTCTCCAAGGCCCTCAGTACCTCTTGCCTTGTTTGCTGCCTCTGCCAAAACCCCGCCAACTTCAAGGACCTGGGGGACCTTTGTGGGCCCTACTACCCTGAGCACTGCCTCCCCAAAAAGAAGCCAAAACTTAAGGAGAAAGTACGGCCGGAGGGCTCCTTGGAGGAAGTGTCCCCACCCCTTGAGAGAACACTCAAAGGCTTCGAGTGTGTGGCTGCCACCACTGCTGCTGCCACCTCTGGGAAGCCCCCCAGACCTGAAGGCCCAGCCGACCCAATCAAACAGGGTTCTCTGCGTACCAGCACCAGGGGTCTGTCACGGCGGCTGCAGAGCTGCTACTGCTGTGATGGCCGGGGGGAAGGCGGCAGTGAGGAGGCAGCCCTGGCTGACAAGAGTCGCAGGCACGAGTGCAGCAAGGAGGCACCAGCTGAACAGGGTGGGGACACCCAGGAGCACTGGGTGCATGAGGCCTGCGCTGTGTGGACAGCCGGGGTCTACCTGGTGGCGGGGAAGCTCTTTGGGCTGCAAGAGGCCATGAAGGTGGCCTTGGACATG